Below is a genomic region from Pontibacter deserti.
AGAGTGTGGGGCACGCACAAAGGGCTACTGATAACAAGGGGTATAACGGGTGCTATTGCGCTCATTTTATACTTTACCACCTTACAAAATATACCACTTGCCACTGCCGTAACCATACAGTATCTGGCACCAATCTTTACAACCATACTCGGTGTTTTTATAGTGAAGGAGAAAGTAAAGGCCTGGCAATGGGTGTTCTTCCTGGTTTCGTTTGCTGGTATACTGGTTATTGAAGGCGTGGATGTACGTATTTCGCCGTTTTACTTAACAGTAGGTGTGGCAGGAGCGTTTATATCAGGTATTTCCTACAACATTATTCGCAAACTCAATACCCGCGAGCATCCGTTGGTTATAGTGTTTTACTTCCCGATGGTAGCCCTGCCTATTTCCGGTATTTACTGTTTGCTGGAGTGGGTTCAACCTGTCGGCTGGGACTGGCTTATACTTCTGCTGGTAGGTTTTTTTACGCAGCTCGCACAGTATTACATGACCATGTCGTACCAGTCCGAAGAGCTCTCGAAAGTAGCCAATCTTAATTATATCGGCATTTTTTACGCTTTGCTGTTGGGCTTTTTCATGTTTGGCGAGAGCTTCACATTTGGTTCTTATGCAGGTATGGCGCTGGTATTGGTAGGGGTAATTCTGAACATCAGGTATAAAAATAAGCTGGCTAAAACAGGCACCCAAGAGCAGGTTTAAAAATAAATTGAGTATAAAAACAAGACAAAGTATAAAAGAAGCGTATAATATGTAACGTTAGCTATATTTATTCCATATAAGGCCAAAAGCTAATCTAACCCTACATGCGCTTCACCTGGTTTTTATTTCTGCTTTTGTTTATACCACTCTTCTGCTTTGGAGGTACCTTGCGCGGTCGCCTTACCGACGAGAACGGACAGGGCCTGCCTTTCGCCAGTATT
It encodes:
- a CDS encoding DMT family transporter — translated: MFSKGVQYMLLSTLFFALMNVCVKLVPHIPAGEIIFFRSVISMVMSYAVLRKQKVRVWGTHKGLLITRGITGAIALILYFTTLQNIPLATAVTIQYLAPIFTTILGVFIVKEKVKAWQWVFFLVSFAGILVIEGVDVRISPFYLTVGVAGAFISGISYNIIRKLNTREHPLVIVFYFPMVALPISGIYCLLEWVQPVGWDWLILLLVGFFTQLAQYYMTMSYQSEELSKVANLNYIGIFYALLLGFFMFGESFTFGSYAGMALVLVGVILNIRYKNKLAKTGTQEQV